A single genomic interval of Tepidibacillus fermentans harbors:
- the mazG gene encoding nucleoside triphosphate pyrophosphohydrolase: MKAKITIVGLGAGNEDQLSLGIYKKLKNSKHIYLRTKVHPVVSFLDEEGIQYQTFDELYDQHSEYDHVYQEIARILLGEAKKGNDLIYGVPGHPMVAEKSVQYLLEQHDSNIEIELLGGESFLDAVFSSLKIDPIEGFLFLNGETLKRDDIQPSKHMIIGQVYDQWIASDVKLTLMEIYPDDWPVIIASNLGMKGKERLKEVPLYELDRNPNEFHHLSSIFIRKTDSPDVHHSQFSKLVEIINQLRMPNGCPWDRAQTHQSIRKNLLEETYELLETIDQLDIEHMQEELGDVLLQVMLHSQMASEEGYFHIYDVIKQLNDKLVRRHPHVFGNENAERAEEALVHWEKMKEKEREEKGIEKIRSVLDGIPKDLPEILKAYKLQSKAAKVGFDWSDIRDVYQKIDEEIEEIRHADQADLQAEVGDLLFAVINLSRFLKVDPEAALAMTNRKFIKRFQYIEKQLKEKQMDIYEASLDVMDQLWNEAKTLGKGD, translated from the coding sequence ATGAAAGCAAAAATTACAATTGTTGGCTTGGGTGCTGGTAACGAAGATCAATTATCTTTAGGGATTTACAAGAAATTGAAGAATAGTAAGCATATTTATTTGCGAACAAAGGTCCATCCCGTTGTTTCCTTTTTGGATGAGGAAGGAATCCAGTATCAAACCTTTGACGAGTTGTACGATCAGCATTCAGAATATGATCATGTTTATCAAGAGATTGCCAGAATCTTGCTAGGGGAGGCGAAAAAAGGGAATGACTTGATTTACGGTGTTCCTGGTCACCCCATGGTAGCAGAAAAAAGTGTTCAATATTTACTGGAGCAACACGACAGCAATATCGAGATTGAACTACTTGGAGGAGAGAGTTTTCTCGATGCTGTATTTAGCTCCTTAAAAATTGATCCAATTGAGGGATTTCTGTTTCTTAACGGAGAAACACTGAAACGGGACGATATCCAACCTTCAAAACATATGATTATCGGTCAAGTTTATGACCAATGGATTGCTTCTGATGTAAAATTAACTTTGATGGAAATTTATCCTGATGATTGGCCAGTCATCATTGCTTCAAATTTGGGAATGAAGGGAAAAGAACGATTGAAGGAAGTTCCTCTTTATGAATTAGACCGTAATCCGAATGAGTTCCATCATTTAAGCTCGATCTTTATAAGGAAAACAGATTCTCCAGATGTTCATCATTCCCAATTTTCAAAACTTGTGGAGATTATTAATCAGTTAAGAATGCCAAACGGCTGTCCTTGGGATCGAGCTCAGACTCATCAATCGATACGTAAGAATTTGCTTGAGGAAACTTATGAACTTCTTGAAACCATTGACCAATTAGACATCGAACATATGCAAGAAGAATTAGGGGATGTACTATTACAAGTGATGCTTCACTCACAAATGGCTTCAGAAGAAGGATATTTTCATATCTATGATGTGATTAAGCAATTAAATGATAAACTGGTACGTAGACATCCACATGTCTTTGGCAACGAAAATGCGGAAAGGGCAGAAGAAGCTCTTGTTCATTGGGAAAAAATGAAGGAAAAAGAACGGGAGGAAAAAGGGATTGAAAAGATTCGATCGGTACTAGATGGGATTCCAAAAGATCTTCCCGAGATTTTGAAAGCATATAAATTACAAAGTAAGGCGGCTAAAGTAGGATTTGATTGGTCAGATATTCGTGATGTATACCAAAAGATTGATGAGGAAATTGAGGAAATTAGACACGCCGATCAAGCTGATCTTCAGGCCGAAGTGGGTGATCTTTTGTTTGCTGTAATTAATCTTTCTCGTTTTCTAAAAGTAGATCCTGAAGCAGCCCTTGCGATGACCAATCGGAAATTTATCAAACGGTTTCAATATATCGAGAAACAATTAAAGGAAAAACAGATGGATATTTATGAGGCTTCATTAGATGTAATGGACCAGCTATGGAATGAAGCGAAAACGTTGGGGAAAGGGGATTAA
- a CDS encoding putative polysaccharide biosynthesis protein produces MKEEKHKQTFVEGIAILGITGFLSKLLGAIYRIPFQNIAGDLGLAVYNKVYPLYSMVLILATAGFPVAISKIVAEHLAQQNHSGARQVLKVSIYLLSFSGLFVFLFLFFGSHTIAKLMGNPELDLAIKSVSFALLIVPIMAAIRGYFQGHQNMVPTAYSQMIEQLVRVITILVLAYLFMNNPQYGVYYAGAGATFGAFTGAVAGFIVLNIYWRKMNQQNNMNQMEFNLEDWESVWQIVRKILYYSLPVAIGSLIYPLFGIVDSFTISNLLQLMGLSLKKAENLFGVYTRAQPLIQFATFFAPSFSLALVPAISESIVRNHHKNVSEYIGTAIRFTILIGLPASVGLATLAQPINIFFYKDDAGSLSLAILAFTVMFSALAIISTGILNGLGRVFLPAKYLLIAVLVKLVLNTALIPIFGIHGAAFSTVFAYAFAALLNLLAIRNDYDHGIYLQFLLKIIISVFIMAIFVFFTRWSVIALLGNYLNSLRIIMAVVTFISILFGIISYFFGLLFTGAITKSELYYLPKYGPKIVYIIEKLHLLKFLKD; encoded by the coding sequence ATGAAGGAAGAAAAGCATAAACAAACATTTGTAGAAGGAATCGCAATCTTAGGAATTACTGGTTTTCTGTCCAAACTACTAGGTGCGATTTATCGAATACCTTTTCAAAACATTGCAGGTGATCTAGGGCTTGCTGTTTACAATAAGGTTTATCCGTTATATAGTATGGTTTTAATTTTGGCAACAGCAGGATTCCCTGTTGCGATTTCCAAAATTGTTGCTGAACATCTAGCACAACAGAATCACTCTGGAGCAAGGCAAGTTCTCAAAGTATCGATCTATTTACTTTCCTTTTCAGGTTTATTCGTCTTTCTTTTTCTTTTTTTTGGTTCCCATACGATTGCAAAACTAATGGGTAATCCAGAGCTCGACTTAGCGATAAAAAGTGTCTCTTTTGCGCTCTTGATCGTACCAATTATGGCAGCAATTCGCGGCTATTTTCAAGGGCATCAAAATATGGTACCAACTGCTTATTCGCAAATGATCGAGCAACTGGTACGTGTGATTACCATTTTAGTTTTAGCTTATTTGTTCATGAACAACCCTCAATATGGAGTATATTATGCTGGTGCAGGTGCTACTTTTGGAGCTTTTACAGGTGCAGTTGCTGGCTTCATCGTTTTAAACATATATTGGAGAAAGATGAATCAACAAAATAATATGAATCAAATGGAATTTAATTTAGAAGACTGGGAATCGGTTTGGCAGATTGTAAGAAAAATTCTTTATTATTCCCTACCCGTAGCAATCGGTTCGCTCATTTATCCTCTATTTGGTATTGTTGATTCCTTTACAATTTCTAATCTTTTGCAATTGATGGGTTTATCGCTGAAAAAGGCAGAAAATTTATTTGGAGTTTATACAAGGGCTCAACCTTTAATCCAATTTGCTACCTTTTTTGCTCCCTCATTCAGTCTAGCATTAGTTCCTGCAATCTCTGAATCAATCGTTAGAAATCACCATAAGAATGTATCTGAATATATTGGAACAGCTATTCGTTTTACCATATTAATTGGTTTACCGGCTTCGGTTGGTTTGGCAACATTAGCCCAGCCAATCAATATTTTCTTTTATAAAGATGATGCAGGGTCATTATCCTTAGCGATATTAGCGTTTACTGTTATGTTTTCTGCATTAGCCATTATCTCTACTGGGATATTAAATGGATTGGGGAGGGTTTTTCTACCTGCTAAGTATCTTTTAATCGCCGTTTTGGTAAAACTGGTCTTAAACACAGCTCTTATTCCTATTTTTGGAATTCACGGAGCTGCCTTCTCTACTGTTTTTGCTTATGCTTTCGCTGCATTACTTAATTTACTGGCGATTCGTAATGATTATGATCATGGAATCTATCTTCAATTTTTATTGAAAATAATCATTTCTGTCTTCATTATGGCGATCTTTGTTTTCTTTACAAGATGGAGTGTGATCGCTTTATTAGGGAATTATCTCAATTCTTTAAGAATAATAATGGCCGTTGTTACTTTTATTTCCATCCTTTTCGGGATCATCAGTTATTTCTTTGGTTTATTATTCACTGGGGCGATCACGAAAAGCGAATTATACTATTTACCGAAATATGGACCAAAAATCGTATATATCATAGAAAAACTTCATTTATTAAAATTTTTAAAGGATTGA
- the spoVT gene encoding stage V sporulation protein T, whose translation MKATGIVRRIDDLGRVVIPKEIRRTLRIREGDPLEIFVDRDGEVILKKYSPIGELSDFAQEYADSLYENLNAITLISDRDTIIAVAGTSKKEYMNKPIGQVIEESMEQRKTIVDTNGGEVSLVMDNPESLSSYVVAPIIAAGDPIGTVILLSKEDGVKMGNLEVKMVETASSFLAKQMEQ comes from the coding sequence ATGAAAGCAACAGGAATTGTACGTCGTATCGATGACTTAGGTCGGGTTGTTATTCCCAAGGAAATTCGAAGAACATTACGAATTCGTGAAGGGGACCCATTGGAGATTTTTGTTGATCGTGATGGAGAAGTCATCCTGAAAAAATATTCTCCAATCGGTGAGCTAAGCGACTTTGCTCAGGAATATGCCGACTCACTTTATGAAAACCTAAACGCCATCACACTGATCTCAGATCGTGATACGATTATTGCCGTAGCTGGAACAAGTAAGAAAGAATACATGAACAAGCCTATTGGTCAGGTTATAGAAGAAAGTATGGAGCAAAGAAAGACAATAGTGGATACAAATGGGGGAGAAGTCAGTCTTGTCATGGACAACCCAGAAAGTTTATCCTCTTATGTTGTGGCTCCAATTATTGCAGCTGGTGACCCTATAGGTACTGTGATTCTACTGAGTAAAGAGGATGGCGTCAAAATGGGTAATCTTGAAGTGAAGATGGTTGAGACCGCGTCATCGTTTTTAGCCAAACAAATGGAACAATAA
- a CDS encoding peptidylprolyl isomerase, producing the protein MSRKIKQITVFVFSVVVILTAFGCNNNQDSKKVIAEYKGGQVLQSDFDKYLNVLQFINPQVVNEIKDQNVKKQLLQQFIAERYLGTKEKLSSQNEQDVDNMFQYLKAQKMQMVGSEENYQKELKNLKITEDDIKEILKREIGIQLYFEKQITKDQLKQAFEKSQQDFTIATVSHILIGNTNRSDEEAKKRADEVLTKLKAGGDFAKLAKEYSDDPGSKDKGGTYENESVAKWVPEFKDAVLKQPIGKISDKPVKTQYGYHIIKVISRKVPTFEQLNNDDLSIIKQQLVQQKFSNFMTKELPNIITKMNLPEDKNSK; encoded by the coding sequence ATGAGTAGAAAAATAAAACAAATTACAGTATTCGTTTTTAGTGTCGTGGTCATCTTGACTGCTTTTGGTTGTAATAATAATCAGGACAGTAAGAAAGTAATCGCAGAGTATAAAGGTGGGCAAGTACTTCAGAGTGATTTTGATAAGTATTTAAATGTTCTTCAATTTATTAACCCTCAGGTGGTCAATGAAATCAAAGACCAAAATGTAAAAAAACAGTTATTGCAACAATTCATTGCAGAACGATATCTAGGAACAAAGGAAAAGCTCTCATCCCAAAATGAGCAAGATGTAGACAACATGTTTCAATACCTAAAGGCACAAAAGATGCAAATGGTGGGATCTGAGGAGAATTATCAAAAGGAATTGAAGAATTTAAAGATTACTGAGGATGATATTAAAGAAATTCTAAAACGAGAAATTGGTATACAGCTTTACTTTGAAAAACAAATTACAAAAGACCAATTAAAACAAGCCTTTGAAAAATCGCAACAAGATTTTACGATCGCAACGGTTAGTCATATCTTAATTGGGAATACCAATCGGTCTGATGAAGAAGCGAAAAAAAGAGCGGATGAAGTCTTGACAAAATTAAAGGCCGGTGGCGATTTTGCGAAATTGGCAAAGGAATATTCTGATGATCCAGGAAGCAAAGACAAAGGTGGCACCTATGAAAATGAATCAGTTGCAAAATGGGTTCCAGAATTTAAAGATGCTGTATTAAAACAGCCGATTGGCAAAATTAGCGATAAGCCAGTGAAGACTCAATATGGTTATCATATTATAAAAGTGATCAGTCGAAAAGTTCCTACGTTTGAACAATTAAATAATGATGACCTTTCGATCATAAAACAGCAATTAGTTCAGCAAAAATTTAGTAATTTCATGACGAAGGAATTACCAAATATCATTACAAAAATGAATTTACCAGAAGATAAAAATTCCAAATGA
- the mfd gene encoding transcription-repair coupling factor, with protein sequence MDILLQRFASSNEFQSIITGLQSGLKEQLVTGLSGSAKQLMIASLYTEEKRQIVVVTHNLLQAQKVYDDLTEMIDSNQLFLYPANELTITDIEAQSPETLGQRIHVLQHFANRDQGIYIIPYIGLSKFLPPKEHFLNAVISLKVGQEIDFDQFLQKMIFLGYERSDRVEKKGEFSVRGGIIDIFPLAMDNPIRIELFDIEIDSIRIFDAGSQRSIENVESIDIPPAREWVATKEEFLATALKVEQALKEHLPKVKDSFIQDKLLANINWEIEQLKEGYYFSGLYKYVSTLYKKGYTLLDYIDENSVIIFEEVSRIIETVRQVEKEIHDWQLTLLNQGESLPSLQIYQPFTDIMNHVRQPRLYLSLFLRQVPHVSPQNIVNFVTRNMQNFHGQMHVLKSEMERWRKTATSVVFLAADLERAKRLERVLYDYGIEVDLVSNKINQLTTRPIILEGNLQSGFEMSSIHLALITEGEVFSQKQRKAKKVNQQQQTNVERIKSYTDLKAGDYVVHVNHGIGKYVGIETLEINGIHKDYLHIKYAGNDKLYVPIDQIDLVQKYVGGEEREPKVYSLGGSEWTKVKNKVKASVKDIAQDLIKLYAKRKSSKGFPFPKDNEYQKEFEALFPYQETPDQLRTIEEVKRDMEKDEPMDRLLCGDVGYGKTEVAIRAAFKAAIAGKQVAVLVPTTILAQQHFETFKERFQDYPIKIDVISRFRSKKEQNQVIKQLKDGIVDIVIGTHRLLSKDVQFKDLGLLIIDEEQRFGVKHKEKLKELKANVDVLTLTATPIPRTLHMSMLGVRDLSVIETPPENRFPVQTYVVEYSGTLVREAIERELARGGQVYFLYNQVKNIELMADQIRMLVPDAKVAVAHGQMKETELEQIMLEFLDGEYDVLVSTTIIETGVDIPNVNTLIIYDADKMGLSQLYQLRGRVGRSNRIAYAYFTYQRDKVLTEVAEKRLQAIKEFTELGSGFKIAMRDLAIRGAGNLLGAEQHGFIASVGFDLYSQMLKEAIDELKGEPKEEKAIEPQIDLDVDAYIPSDYIQDSMQKIEMYKKFAIVKTLEEVFDLEEELEDRFGDIPQPTRNLLTIARIKAYAYQYHIERITQEGQEIHLEVSPDQNQVIDGYRLYQIANDFNHRIKLSSGHHIGIKVSTKNLTQEQWLSLMENFLKRYQESLKTEGALAQNE encoded by the coding sequence ATGGATATTCTCTTACAAAGATTCGCTTCTAGTAATGAATTTCAATCGATCATAACAGGACTTCAATCGGGTTTAAAAGAACAATTGGTTACAGGATTAAGCGGTTCTGCGAAACAATTGATGATTGCGAGTTTGTATACAGAAGAAAAACGTCAGATTGTTGTTGTAACACATAATCTATTACAAGCGCAAAAAGTTTATGATGATTTAACAGAAATGATCGATTCTAATCAATTGTTCCTATATCCTGCCAATGAATTGACGATTACGGATATTGAAGCACAAAGCCCTGAGACTCTAGGGCAACGGATTCATGTCTTACAACATTTCGCAAATCGTGATCAAGGGATCTATATTATTCCCTATATAGGTTTAAGTAAATTTTTGCCCCCAAAAGAACACTTCCTTAATGCAGTGATTTCTTTAAAGGTTGGTCAGGAGATCGATTTCGATCAATTTCTGCAAAAAATGATTTTCCTTGGATATGAACGGTCTGATCGAGTAGAGAAAAAAGGAGAATTTAGTGTACGAGGGGGTATTATTGATATCTTTCCTTTGGCCATGGATAACCCTATCCGAATTGAATTATTTGATATTGAGATCGATTCAATCCGGATTTTTGATGCTGGTTCTCAACGCTCAATCGAAAACGTAGAGAGCATAGACATTCCTCCTGCTAGAGAATGGGTTGCCACGAAAGAAGAATTCCTAGCGACAGCATTAAAAGTAGAACAGGCTCTAAAAGAGCATTTGCCGAAGGTTAAAGATTCGTTTATTCAAGATAAACTACTAGCTAATATCAATTGGGAAATCGAACAATTAAAAGAGGGATATTATTTTAGTGGTTTATATAAATATGTATCAACTTTGTATAAAAAAGGTTATACATTACTTGATTATATTGATGAAAATAGCGTCATCATTTTTGAAGAAGTAAGCCGTATCATTGAAACCGTGAGACAAGTGGAAAAAGAAATCCATGACTGGCAATTAACATTATTAAATCAAGGGGAATCATTACCGTCCTTACAGATTTACCAACCCTTTACTGATATTATGAACCATGTACGTCAACCCAGATTATATTTATCTTTGTTTTTGCGACAGGTTCCTCATGTCAGTCCCCAAAATATCGTGAATTTTGTAACCCGTAATATGCAAAATTTTCATGGCCAAATGCATGTGCTTAAGTCAGAGATGGAACGCTGGAGAAAAACAGCAACGAGCGTTGTTTTTCTTGCAGCTGATTTAGAAAGGGCAAAACGTCTAGAACGAGTTCTTTATGATTATGGAATCGAAGTAGATCTTGTTTCTAACAAAATTAATCAACTTACGACACGGCCAATCATTCTCGAAGGGAATCTCCAATCAGGGTTTGAAATGAGTAGTATTCATTTGGCCTTAATTACAGAAGGGGAAGTTTTTTCGCAAAAACAACGAAAAGCTAAAAAAGTAAACCAACAGCAACAGACCAATGTAGAAAGGATTAAAAGTTATACTGATCTTAAGGCTGGCGATTACGTCGTTCATGTGAACCACGGGATTGGTAAGTATGTTGGTATTGAAACACTAGAGATTAATGGAATTCATAAAGATTATCTTCATATTAAATATGCAGGTAATGATAAATTATATGTTCCAATCGACCAGATCGATTTGGTTCAAAAATACGTAGGGGGCGAAGAGCGAGAACCGAAAGTTTATTCTTTAGGTGGCTCAGAATGGACGAAAGTCAAAAATAAAGTTAAAGCTTCTGTGAAAGACATTGCCCAAGATTTGATCAAATTGTATGCCAAGCGTAAATCTTCAAAAGGATTTCCTTTTCCAAAGGATAATGAATACCAAAAGGAGTTTGAGGCATTATTTCCTTATCAAGAGACTCCCGATCAATTGCGTACGATTGAAGAAGTAAAACGTGATATGGAAAAAGATGAGCCAATGGATCGACTTCTTTGTGGTGACGTAGGATATGGGAAAACAGAGGTGGCTATTCGCGCAGCTTTCAAAGCAGCCATTGCAGGGAAACAAGTTGCCGTTTTAGTACCAACGACGATTTTAGCCCAACAGCATTTTGAAACATTTAAAGAAAGATTCCAAGATTATCCGATTAAGATTGATGTCATCAGTCGTTTTCGATCAAAAAAGGAACAAAATCAAGTCATTAAACAGTTAAAAGATGGAATTGTCGATATCGTTATCGGTACCCATCGCTTGTTATCTAAGGATGTTCAGTTTAAAGATTTAGGTTTATTGATCATTGATGAGGAACAACGCTTTGGCGTGAAACACAAGGAGAAATTAAAAGAGTTAAAAGCAAACGTTGATGTTCTTACCTTAACCGCTACGCCAATTCCAAGAACATTGCATATGTCGATGTTAGGAGTTCGCGATTTGTCAGTGATCGAAACTCCTCCAGAAAATCGCTTTCCTGTGCAAACATATGTGGTAGAATATAGTGGAACTCTGGTAAGGGAGGCGATTGAAAGAGAACTAGCCCGAGGAGGACAAGTATATTTTCTCTATAATCAGGTAAAAAATATTGAGTTGATGGCGGATCAAATCCGAATGCTTGTGCCTGATGCGAAAGTCGCAGTAGCACATGGACAGATGAAAGAAACAGAATTAGAACAGATTATGCTAGAATTTTTGGATGGAGAATATGATGTCCTTGTTAGCACTACGATTATCGAGACTGGCGTTGATATTCCAAATGTGAATACGCTTATTATTTATGATGCTGATAAAATGGGACTTTCTCAACTCTATCAATTACGTGGCAGAGTTGGTCGTTCTAATAGAATTGCCTATGCCTATTTCACCTATCAAAGGGATAAAGTCCTTACTGAGGTAGCTGAGAAACGATTGCAAGCAATTAAAGAATTTACTGAGCTTGGCTCTGGATTTAAGATTGCGATGAGGGACTTAGCGATTCGTGGAGCAGGGAATTTACTAGGTGCTGAACAGCATGGATTTATCGCGTCAGTAGGATTTGACTTATACAGTCAAATGTTAAAAGAGGCAATCGATGAATTAAAAGGTGAGCCAAAAGAAGAAAAAGCCATTGAGCCCCAAATCGATTTGGATGTCGATGCTTATATTCCTTCAGATTATATTCAAGATTCGATGCAAAAAATCGAGATGTACAAAAAATTTGCCATTGTGAAAACACTAGAAGAAGTATTTGATCTTGAAGAAGAATTGGAAGATCGTTTTGGAGATATTCCACAACCGACAAGAAACCTATTAACGATTGCCAGAATTAAGGCTTATGCTTATCAATATCACATAGAGCGTATTACACAAGAAGGGCAAGAAATCCATCTAGAGGTATCTCCTGACCAAAATCAAGTCATTGACGGTTATCGTCTTTATCAAATTGCAAACGATTTTAACCATCGAATCAAACTTTCTTCTGGTCATCATATCGGAATCAAAGTGAGTACCAAAAATCTAACACAAGAGCAGTGGTTAAGTTTAATGGAGAATTTCCTAAAAAGGTATCAAGAGTCTTTAAAGACGGAAGGAGCTTTAGCCCAAAATGAGTAG
- a CDS encoding anti-sigma-F factor Fin family protein, whose translation MIKYVCKHCGHHLGLIDQAVVDEARLGFDSLTIEERESIISYESNGDIVANVVCEYCQEALEQNPELILLSNLLQ comes from the coding sequence ATGATAAAGTATGTTTGTAAACATTGTGGACATCATCTTGGGTTGATTGACCAAGCTGTTGTAGATGAAGCGCGACTAGGTTTTGATTCCTTGACCATAGAAGAGCGTGAGAGTATAATTTCCTATGAATCGAATGGAGATATCGTTGCAAATGTCGTTTGTGAATATTGTCAAGAAGCACTGGAACAAAATCCAGAACTTATCTTACTTTCGAATCTACTACAATAA
- the pth gene encoding aminoacyl-tRNA hydrolase: protein MKLIVGLGNPGEKYENTKHNIGFLTIDQIYMDLKNETYFSSKSKFNAFILEGKIHNEKVLLVKPLTYMNLSGEAVEPLLNWYHLSVDDLLIVYDDLDLPLGKIRLREKGSSGGHNGIKSIIEHLNTDQFKRMKIGIGRPKDNNIVDYVLSPFRTEEFAMIKESLHLASQAIQEWITGREFRKVMSQYN, encoded by the coding sequence ATGAAATTGATCGTAGGGTTAGGAAACCCTGGGGAAAAATACGAAAATACCAAGCATAATATTGGCTTTCTTACCATAGATCAAATCTATATGGATTTGAAAAACGAGACTTATTTTTCTTCAAAATCAAAATTTAACGCTTTTATTCTTGAGGGGAAGATCCATAACGAAAAGGTACTCTTAGTAAAACCCCTTACCTATATGAACTTATCAGGTGAAGCCGTTGAACCCCTCTTAAACTGGTATCACTTGTCAGTTGACGATTTGCTTATTGTTTATGATGATTTGGATCTACCTCTTGGTAAGATCCGACTTCGTGAAAAAGGAAGTTCGGGTGGCCATAATGGGATCAAATCCATCATCGAACATTTGAATACAGATCAATTTAAGAGGATGAAAATTGGCATTGGCCGTCCAAAAGATAATAATATCGTTGACTATGTTTTGAGCCCATTTCGAACAGAAGAGTTCGCGATGATCAAGGAAAGTTTACACTTAGCCAGTCAAGCGATTCAAGAATGGATCACAGGCAGAGAATTTCGCAAGGTGATGAGTCAATATAACTAA
- a CDS encoding 50S ribosomal protein L25, which produces MEQGSFTVELRTKGTDSVLHHLRDEGFIPGILYGGQQENQSIQIDQKTFLRQMKEHGKSGIFSITLDKETIPVKINEIQRNPVDRNVIHIDLQRVDMDRPVEMLVPIHFFGHSIGERNGGVIQQQIREIEIRALPSSIPEYIQVNITDLDIGDSLLVKDLVLSDGIEVLHDRDSVILKVLPPVMDQEAHLEESKSEPEVVNARDSHGIDAAK; this is translated from the coding sequence TTTAAGAGATGAAGGGTTTATTCCTGGCATTTTGTATGGCGGTCAACAAGAAAATCAATCGATCCAAATTGACCAAAAAACGTTTTTAAGACAAATGAAAGAGCATGGGAAAAGTGGGATCTTTTCAATTACGTTGGATAAAGAGACAATACCCGTAAAAATTAACGAGATCCAACGAAATCCCGTTGATCGAAACGTGATTCATATTGATTTACAACGAGTGGATATGGATCGTCCTGTTGAGATGTTGGTACCGATTCATTTCTTTGGTCATTCAATTGGTGAAAGAAATGGAGGGGTCATTCAGCAACAGATTAGGGAAATAGAGATCCGAGCTTTGCCTTCTTCTATACCTGAATATATACAGGTGAATATTACCGATTTAGATATTGGTGATTCTTTATTGGTTAAGGATCTAGTGCTTTCAGATGGGATTGAAGTCCTTCATGATCGAGATTCTGTAATTTTAAAAGTTTTACCACCGGTAATGGATCAAGAGGCGCATCTAGAAGAGTCGAAATCGGAACCAGAAGTTGTAAATGCTAGAGATAGTCATGGAATTGATGCAGCCAAATAA